In a single window of the Streptomyces sp. NBC_00285 genome:
- a CDS encoding thiamine pyrophosphate-dependent enzyme, whose protein sequence is MTQAPQFTAASIGTRSAHADQLLEMYRRMRRIRRFEERASELYKATEIPGFLHLSIGQEATAVGACRPLGERDGITSTHRGHGHVLAKGLDSASMMAELMGKEAGTNHGRGGSMHIADPRLGIYGANGSVGAGLPIATGVATAAKLRAAGDAAGQTGLSKHALGRARQHVGVAGQAGPSRHVPGPALESVPVPEPSCP, encoded by the coding sequence ATGACCCAGGCACCGCAGTTCACTGCCGCCAGCATCGGAACCCGATCCGCCCACGCGGACCAACTCCTCGAAATGTACCGGCGGATGAGGCGCATCCGCCGCTTCGAGGAGCGGGCGTCCGAGCTGTACAAGGCGACGGAGATCCCGGGCTTCCTGCATCTGTCGATCGGCCAGGAGGCCACCGCCGTCGGCGCCTGCCGGCCCCTCGGTGAACGCGACGGCATCACCTCCACCCACCGCGGTCACGGCCATGTCCTCGCCAAGGGCCTGGACTCCGCGTCGATGATGGCCGAGCTGATGGGCAAGGAGGCGGGCACCAACCACGGCCGCGGCGGCTCCATGCACATCGCCGACCCCCGTCTGGGCATCTACGGCGCCAACGGCAGCGTCGGCGCCGGTCTGCCCATCGCCACCGGAGTCGCCACCGCCGCCAAGCTGCGTGCGGCGGGAGACGCCGCCGGGCAGACGGGACTTTCGAAACACGCCCTGGGGCGAGCCCGACAGCACGTCGGCGTCGCCGGGCAGGCCGGACCTTCGAGACACGTCCCGGGCCCGGCGCTCGAGAGTGTGCCCGTGCCGGAGCCGTCCTGCCCGTGA
- a CDS encoding sensor histidine kinase — protein MARKLQAILLIPVIVALVLGGFRVKRSVDTWQDADDAVRVAELVQAANKYASDAINERDVSVTPLVKGDRTSSVVTTARAITDADAKAFDEAVDRMPQTPGLLRRVELVRAGEKQLASVRANAFTSRLTGVQTEESYHAVQHPLMEISNELGYGSSNGASFGRTLYAVSLTQAAESLIRAIGTHLLVEDRGKVTEGELQAQLGSFSSYVYLEQVGLQEYAGAGTDGDMARLRKALSDAQKLGVKQTTEAQTQAEAAGKTFVAPPSLAKMTSAIASGKSPTQLAAQGITSDTFFAASTLSFDAYRGVEVYLTDTALAQAQTIADDARNDAIINAVLVLAAVLAAFLLAAWVARTMSTSMHRLSTSAHEIAEQRLPALLTQLTRAIPGRVEAQVEPIPITTTDEIGEVARAFDHVHREAVRLAAEQALLRANINTIFSNLARRNQSLIERQLALITSLEGKEADPDQLSNLFRLDHLATRVRRNGENLLVLGGETPAQQWDQPLPLVDVIRAAASEVEQYERVELSGVPEAEIHGRAVTDLVHLLAELLENATTFSSPHSMVRVTAARLPDGRIMIEMHDSGIGLPPEEMADINHHLADPPTVDVAISQRMGLYVVGRLADRHGIRVQLRPSDGGQGITALAMLPDTITYRSPGAAESDADTLALAAFAEAGFPDGPNRAYEAWE, from the coding sequence GTGGCCAGAAAGCTCCAAGCCATCCTCCTCATACCGGTGATCGTGGCCCTCGTCCTCGGCGGCTTCCGTGTCAAACGTTCCGTGGACACCTGGCAGGACGCCGACGACGCGGTCCGGGTGGCCGAACTGGTCCAGGCCGCCAACAAGTACGCGAGCGACGCCATCAACGAGCGCGACGTGTCGGTCACCCCGCTGGTCAAGGGCGACCGGACGTCGAGCGTGGTCACCACGGCGCGGGCGATCACCGACGCGGACGCGAAGGCGTTCGACGAGGCGGTGGACCGGATGCCGCAGACCCCCGGCCTGCTGCGCCGCGTCGAGCTCGTCCGCGCCGGCGAGAAGCAGCTCGCCTCCGTACGCGCGAACGCCTTCACCTCCCGGCTGACCGGTGTGCAGACCGAGGAGAGCTACCACGCCGTCCAGCACCCGCTGATGGAAATCTCCAACGAGCTCGGCTACGGCAGCAGCAACGGGGCGAGCTTCGGCCGCACCCTGTACGCCGTCTCCCTCACCCAGGCCGCCGAGTCCCTGATCCGGGCCATCGGCACCCACCTCCTGGTCGAGGACCGCGGCAAGGTCACCGAGGGCGAACTCCAGGCCCAGCTCGGTTCGTTCAGTTCCTACGTCTACCTCGAACAGGTCGGGCTCCAGGAGTACGCCGGTGCCGGCACCGACGGGGACATGGCCCGGCTGCGCAAGGCGCTCTCCGACGCGCAGAAGCTCGGCGTGAAACAGACCACCGAGGCCCAGACACAGGCCGAGGCCGCCGGGAAGACCTTCGTGGCCCCGCCGAGCCTTGCGAAGATGACCAGCGCGATCGCCTCGGGCAAGTCGCCCACGCAGCTCGCCGCGCAGGGCATCACGTCCGACACCTTCTTCGCCGCCTCCACCCTCAGCTTCGACGCGTACCGCGGCGTCGAGGTCTACCTCACCGACACCGCGCTGGCGCAGGCACAGACGATCGCCGACGACGCCCGCAACGACGCGATCATCAACGCCGTCCTCGTGCTCGCCGCGGTCCTCGCCGCCTTCCTGCTCGCCGCCTGGGTGGCCCGGACGATGAGCACCAGCATGCACAGGCTCAGCACCTCCGCCCACGAGATCGCCGAGCAGCGGCTGCCCGCGCTGCTCACCCAGCTCACCCGGGCCATCCCCGGCCGGGTCGAGGCCCAGGTGGAACCCATCCCGATCACCACCACGGACGAGATCGGCGAGGTCGCCCGTGCCTTCGACCACGTCCACCGCGAGGCCGTCCGGCTGGCCGCCGAACAGGCCCTGCTGCGCGCCAACATCAACACGATCTTCAGCAACCTGGCCCGCCGCAACCAGTCCCTGATCGAGCGGCAACTCGCCCTGATCACCAGCCTGGAGGGCAAGGAGGCCGACCCCGACCAGCTGTCCAACCTGTTCAGGCTGGACCACCTCGCCACCCGTGTGCGCCGCAACGGCGAGAACCTTCTCGTGCTCGGCGGCGAGACCCCCGCCCAGCAGTGGGACCAGCCGCTGCCCCTGGTCGACGTGATCCGGGCCGCGGCCTCGGAGGTCGAGCAGTACGAGCGCGTCGAGCTGTCCGGGGTTCCGGAGGCCGAGATCCACGGCCGTGCCGTGACCGACCTGGTGCACCTGCTCGCCGAACTCCTGGAGAACGCGACGACGTTCTCGTCGCCGCACTCCATGGTCCGGGTCACCGCGGCGCGGCTGCCTGACGGCCGGATCATGATCGAGATGCACGACAGCGGCATCGGGCTGCCTCCCGAGGAGATGGCCGACATCAACCACCACCTGGCGGACCCGCCCACCGTGGACGTCGCGATCTCCCAGCGCATGGGTCTGTACGTGGTCGGACGGCTGGCGGACCGGCACGGCATCCGCGTCCAGCTGCGCCCGTCCGACGGCGGGCAGGGCATCACCGCTCTGGCCATGCTGCCGGACACGATCACCTACCGGTCGCCGGGGGCGGCGGAATCCGACGCCGACACCCTGGCGCTGGCCGCCTTCGCGGAGGCCGGCTTCCCTGACGGCCCCAACCGCGCGTACGAGGCGTGGGAGTAG
- a CDS encoding PP2C family protein-serine/threonine phosphatase: MTRSRRKRSGDAFDTIEPPGDVELVAGVVTVTGLVEVLGAVSGSEVWLLGLLVFLPGAASALGTVRQTTFVAVWTTLVVTASVLLRDRDGGHWSDRLLLILFTLALAATSVYGCHRRIRREHAMLRLRSTAAAMQRHILHPLPLLTDDVLVNGVYEPLQEDRLVGGDIYDVVDSPFGTRVLIGDVQGKGLTAVGAAFAVLGAFREAAHREPTLTALVDALDAAVVRHNSYAAHTGDDERFVTALIVCVDADTEVQAVNCGHVLPHVLYDGAVSTPELEPGVPLGLAELADEPTTVGWFEFPEGATLLLSTDGLTETRSADGSFYPVDERLTKYVALSPTELPQFLHDDARSFAGRGGPHDDVAVLTVRRSRRL, translated from the coding sequence ATGACCCGTAGCCGTCGTAAGAGATCTGGCGACGCCTTCGACACCATCGAGCCTCCGGGCGACGTCGAGCTGGTCGCCGGGGTCGTGACCGTGACGGGCCTGGTGGAGGTCCTCGGCGCGGTGTCCGGGTCCGAGGTGTGGCTGCTCGGACTGCTGGTCTTCCTGCCCGGGGCCGCCTCGGCGCTGGGCACGGTCCGCCAGACCACGTTCGTCGCGGTGTGGACCACGCTGGTCGTCACCGCCAGCGTGCTGCTGCGGGACCGCGACGGGGGCCACTGGTCCGACCGCCTCCTGCTGATCCTCTTCACCCTGGCCCTGGCCGCGACCTCCGTCTACGGATGCCACCGGCGGATCAGACGGGAGCACGCCATGTTGCGGCTGCGCTCCACCGCCGCGGCCATGCAGCGGCACATCCTGCATCCCCTTCCCCTGCTCACCGACGACGTGCTGGTCAACGGTGTGTACGAGCCGCTCCAGGAGGACCGGCTCGTCGGCGGCGACATCTACGACGTCGTCGACTCGCCCTTCGGGACCCGGGTACTGATCGGGGACGTGCAGGGCAAGGGCCTCACCGCCGTGGGTGCCGCGTTCGCCGTGCTCGGCGCCTTCCGGGAGGCTGCGCACCGCGAGCCCACTCTCACCGCGCTGGTGGACGCCCTGGACGCGGCGGTCGTTCGGCACAACTCGTATGCCGCGCACACCGGCGACGACGAACGTTTCGTCACGGCCCTCATCGTCTGCGTCGACGCGGACACCGAGGTGCAGGCCGTCAACTGCGGACACGTCCTGCCCCATGTCCTGTACGACGGCGCGGTCAGCACGCCCGAACTGGAGCCCGGCGTCCCGCTGGGCCTGGCCGAGCTGGCCGACGAACCGACGACCGTGGGCTGGTTCGAGTTCCCCGAGGGCGCCACGCTGCTGCTGAGCACCGACGGCCTGACGGAGACCCGCTCGGCGGATGGCTCCTTCTACCCGGTCGACGAACGCCTGACGAAGTACGTCGCCCTCTCCCCCACCGAGCTGCCGCAGTTCCTCCACGACGACGCCCGTTCCTTCGCCGGCCGCGGCGGCCCGCACGACGACGTCGCCGTCCTCACCGTCCGCCGCTCCCGGCGGCTCTGA
- a CDS encoding dioxygenase family protein, whose translation MTTDAIGAGVTEEAVAGLHATADPRLRELLAELIGHLHDFVRESRLTRQEWEKAIAFLTATGQKCTDTRQEFILLSDVLGVSMLLETINGDRVQGATESTVLGPFHMTESPVRELGDDIDLVGGSEPCVVSGRVLSADGTPLPGAVLDVWQADDQGFYDVQQPDVQPAGNGRGLFTADTEGRFWFRTCVPAPYPIPTDGPVGDLLRATGRHPYRPAHIHFIAAADGHTPVTTHIFVAGSDYLDSDAVFAVKQSLVQDFATTDDPSLAAEFGIPNPFRHARFDLVLEPNA comes from the coding sequence ATGACCACCGACGCGATCGGAGCCGGTGTCACCGAGGAGGCCGTCGCAGGTCTCCACGCGACCGCCGACCCACGCCTGCGCGAGCTCCTCGCCGAACTCATCGGCCATCTGCACGACTTCGTGCGCGAGAGCCGGCTCACCCGGCAGGAGTGGGAGAAGGCGATCGCCTTCCTGACGGCGACCGGGCAGAAGTGCACCGACACCCGGCAGGAGTTCATCCTTCTCTCGGACGTCCTCGGCGTGTCCATGCTGCTGGAGACGATCAACGGCGACCGCGTCCAGGGCGCCACCGAGTCCACCGTGCTCGGCCCCTTCCACATGACCGAGTCGCCCGTCCGTGAACTCGGCGACGACATCGACCTGGTGGGCGGCAGCGAGCCGTGCGTGGTCAGCGGCCGGGTCCTGTCGGCCGACGGCACCCCGCTGCCCGGCGCCGTCCTCGACGTCTGGCAGGCCGACGACCAGGGCTTCTACGACGTCCAGCAGCCCGACGTGCAGCCCGCGGGCAACGGCCGCGGACTGTTCACCGCCGACACCGAGGGCCGTTTCTGGTTCCGCACCTGCGTCCCGGCGCCGTACCCGATTCCCACCGACGGCCCGGTCGGCGACCTGCTCCGCGCGACCGGCCGGCACCCCTACCGGCCCGCGCACATCCACTTCATCGCCGCCGCCGACGGACACACCCCCGTCACCACGCACATCTTCGTCGCGGGCAGCGACTACCTGGACTCCGACGCCGTCTTCGCCGTGAAACAGAGCCTGGTGCAGGACTTCGCGACGACCGACGACCCGTCCCTGGCGGCGGAGTTCGGCATCCCGAACCCGTTCCGGCACGCCCGTTTCGATCTCGTACTGGAGCCGAACGCATGA
- a CDS encoding maleylacetate reductase codes for MTFSGDFTYESRPGRVVLRPGAAVSATPGEAEHLGLSRLLVVCGRRGEAVARAVADALGDRCAGLHAEARMHVPVEDADRAVAAARAAGADGVVAVGGGSSIGLCKAIALHTGLPLIAVPSTYSGSEMTPVWGLTENGAKRTGRDPKVQPRSVVYDPELTLSLPVPLTVTSGVNALAHAVEALYAPDTSPLIALMAEEGVRAMTGALPELAADPGDVEARGQALYAAWLCGSCLGATTMGLHHKLCHVLGGTFGLPHAETHTVVLPYALAHNSPAIPDALTVLGRALGTDDPAQALWELAGRLGAPRSLAELGFKEGDVAKAAAQVTGQPYANPRPVTADGVRAVLAAAYEGRPPSVPDR; via the coding sequence ATGACGTTCTCGGGCGACTTCACCTACGAGAGCCGCCCCGGACGGGTCGTCCTGCGGCCCGGCGCCGCCGTGAGCGCGACCCCCGGCGAAGCCGAACACCTTGGTCTGTCCAGGCTGTTGGTGGTGTGCGGCAGACGGGGTGAAGCCGTCGCGCGGGCGGTCGCGGACGCACTCGGCGACCGCTGCGCGGGGCTGCACGCCGAAGCCCGTATGCATGTGCCCGTGGAGGACGCCGACCGGGCCGTGGCGGCGGCCCGCGCGGCCGGGGCCGACGGGGTCGTCGCGGTCGGCGGCGGCTCCTCGATCGGCCTCTGCAAGGCGATCGCGCTGCACACGGGACTGCCGCTCATCGCGGTGCCGTCGACCTACTCGGGCTCCGAGATGACCCCCGTCTGGGGCCTGACCGAGAACGGGGCCAAGCGCACCGGCCGCGACCCGAAGGTCCAGCCCCGCAGTGTCGTCTACGACCCCGAACTGACCCTCTCCCTGCCGGTACCCCTCACCGTGACCAGCGGCGTCAACGCCCTCGCGCACGCCGTCGAGGCGCTCTACGCCCCGGACACCTCCCCGCTGATCGCGCTGATGGCGGAGGAAGGCGTCCGGGCGATGACCGGGGCACTGCCCGAACTGGCCGCCGACCCGGGGGACGTGGAGGCGCGCGGACAGGCGCTCTACGCGGCGTGGCTGTGCGGCTCCTGCCTCGGGGCCACCACGATGGGACTGCACCACAAGCTGTGCCATGTCCTCGGCGGCACCTTCGGGCTCCCGCACGCCGAGACGCACACCGTCGTCCTGCCGTACGCCCTCGCCCACAACTCCCCGGCGATCCCGGATGCGTTGACCGTGCTGGGACGGGCACTTGGCACCGACGACCCGGCACAGGCCCTGTGGGAGCTGGCCGGACGCCTGGGCGCCCCGCGCTCCCTCGCCGAACTCGGCTTCAAGGAAGGCGATGTGGCGAAGGCGGCCGCACAGGTGACGGGCCAGCCGTACGCCAATCCGCGTCCCGTGACGGCGGACGGCGTGCGGGCGGTCCTCGCGGCCGCGTACGAGGGACGGCCACCGAGCGTCCCGGATCGGTGA
- a CDS encoding DUF3224 domain-containing protein translates to MRADGTFSVTAFVPTGLKPEPAVVTGLPVGVATMEKHFEGEVAGRSATLFTAAYDQESGVGTYVAMESFEGALHGRSGAFNFVHSATTSGSDRTAEFFTIVPASGTGDLTGISGTGGLAVDSDGTHRIRLDYELG, encoded by the coding sequence ATGAGAGCCGACGGAACCTTCAGCGTCACAGCGTTCGTCCCGACCGGGCTGAAGCCCGAGCCGGCCGTGGTCACCGGGCTTCCGGTCGGGGTCGCGACCATGGAGAAGCACTTCGAGGGCGAGGTCGCCGGCCGCTCGGCGACCCTGTTCACCGCCGCCTACGACCAGGAGTCGGGCGTCGGCACCTATGTGGCCATGGAGTCCTTCGAGGGCGCGCTGCACGGCCGGTCCGGCGCCTTCAACTTCGTGCACTCCGCGACGACCTCCGGCAGCGACCGCACCGCGGAGTTCTTCACCATAGTCCCGGCCAGCGGCACCGGGGACCTGACGGGGATCTCCGGCACCGGCGGCCTCGCGGTCGACTCCGACGGCACCCACCGCATCCGGCTCGACTACGAGCTCGGCTGA
- a CDS encoding NAD(P)/FAD-dependent oxidoreductase, whose protein sequence is MRDGDVVVIGGGYAGVRLAKRLDATARVTLVDRKEVFFHRISSLRAGVRKEWTVTPFIPYDRLLRHGRVVVGKVVTIDTTERQVVLADGTRLPYDVVVVATGADYPAPARFGGTTTEEAMKSFAEHQQKIALAEHVLVVGGGPSGVELSAEIRLARPDARVTLAHSGPALLDNTGSERAGRKARAWLESHDVEVRLGSFMAPGNDFGTYRDAQGDVVTADLSFWATGTTPNTLWLRLGGHGEWLTPSGHVKVDRTLRAKGHLDVFAVGDVNDATELKITPAALAQADLAAWNIRAQLNSSGRHRKEPRFYRPIHRSPLIVPFGAADGVTMLPVPGGETAVLGGRTTTLAKSKTLMTPYMRRQLGYTAA, encoded by the coding sequence GTGCGTGACGGCGACGTAGTGGTGATCGGCGGCGGCTATGCGGGCGTCCGGCTGGCGAAACGGCTGGACGCGACGGCGCGGGTCACGTTGGTGGACCGCAAAGAAGTCTTCTTCCACCGCATCTCCTCCTTGCGCGCGGGTGTGCGCAAGGAGTGGACCGTCACCCCCTTCATCCCCTACGACAGGCTGCTGCGCCACGGCCGGGTCGTCGTGGGCAAGGTGGTCACCATCGACACCACCGAGCGGCAGGTGGTGCTGGCCGACGGGACGCGGCTGCCGTACGACGTGGTGGTCGTCGCGACCGGCGCCGACTACCCGGCTCCGGCCCGCTTCGGCGGAACCACCACCGAGGAGGCGATGAAGTCCTTCGCCGAGCACCAGCAGAAGATCGCCCTCGCCGAGCACGTCCTGGTCGTCGGCGGCGGCCCCTCCGGAGTCGAACTCAGCGCGGAGATCCGGCTGGCCCGGCCGGACGCCCGGGTCACGCTCGCGCACTCCGGTCCGGCGCTGCTCGACAACACGGGCAGCGAACGCGCCGGACGCAAGGCGCGTGCCTGGCTGGAGTCCCACGACGTCGAGGTACGGCTCGGCTCGTTCATGGCCCCGGGCAACGACTTCGGCACCTACCGCGATGCCCAGGGCGACGTCGTCACCGCCGACCTCTCCTTCTGGGCGACCGGCACCACCCCCAACACCCTCTGGCTGCGCCTGGGCGGACACGGCGAGTGGCTGACCCCGTCCGGGCACGTGAAGGTCGACCGCACGCTGCGGGCCAAGGGGCACCTGGACGTCTTCGCGGTCGGCGACGTCAACGACGCCACCGAGCTGAAGATCACCCCTGCCGCGCTCGCCCAGGCCGACCTCGCCGCCTGGAACATCCGCGCCCAGCTGAACAGTTCGGGCCGGCACCGCAAGGAGCCCCGCTTCTACCGGCCCATCCACCGCTCCCCGCTGATCGTGCCCTTCGGCGCGGCCGACGGGGTGACCATGCTGCCCGTGCCGGGCGGCGAGACCGCGGTCCTCGGCGGCCGGACCACCACGCTGGCCAAGTCGAAGACCCTCATGACGCCCTACATGAGGCGCCAACTCGGCTACACGGCCGCCTGA
- a CDS encoding response regulator transcription factor produces the protein MTSVLIATGQALQRVGLRMLLESQPDLSVVGEATHGPGAVRLSALLRPDVVLLDGRTTGTDTIETVRRIAHAPDGPVPHVLLLTTGDDTYPYGALRAGAAGHLPEDATADELVAAVRVVAAGDVVVSPGLTRALIDAVRDDRAVDSGTPGNRLDTLTGRERDVLTAVACGDSNAEIADRLCIAPTTVKSHVSNILTKIGARGRVQAVVFAYESGLVRPTQHVLHA, from the coding sequence ATGACCAGCGTCCTCATCGCCACCGGCCAGGCACTTCAGCGTGTCGGCCTCCGCATGCTCCTGGAGTCCCAGCCCGATCTGAGCGTCGTCGGCGAGGCGACGCACGGACCGGGGGCGGTCCGGCTGAGCGCCCTGCTCCGGCCGGACGTCGTCCTGCTGGACGGCCGCACCACCGGCACGGACACCATCGAGACCGTCCGCCGCATCGCCCACGCACCGGACGGACCCGTCCCGCACGTCCTGCTCCTCACCACGGGCGACGACACCTATCCCTACGGCGCCTTGCGCGCCGGGGCCGCCGGGCATCTCCCCGAGGACGCCACCGCCGACGAACTGGTCGCGGCCGTCCGGGTCGTGGCCGCCGGTGACGTCGTGGTCTCCCCCGGACTGACCCGTGCGCTCATCGACGCCGTCCGCGACGACCGTGCCGTCGACAGCGGCACGCCGGGCAACCGGCTGGACACCCTCACCGGACGCGAACGGGACGTGCTCACCGCGGTCGCCTGCGGCGACTCCAACGCCGAGATCGCCGACCGGCTCTGCATCGCCCCGACCACCGTGAAGTCCCACGTCAGCAACATCCTCACCAAGATCGGCGCCCGCGGCCGGGTCCAGGCGGTGGTCTTCGCCTACGAATCGGGCCTGGTCAGACCGACGCAGCACGTCCTGCACGCGTAA
- a CDS encoding LacI family DNA-binding transcriptional regulator, whose product MAGTASGRPQRGPGMTEVARAAGVSQKTVSRVVNGEPHVSPEVRDRVLRAVQELGYRPNNAARALLLGRYRRIGVVSLGTSLYGPSTLLLALERAMQRSGYSFTLAGTLEGQPVQVAVEALLEQGVDGIVLSEPIDDGTPLRLSADVPVVSLGEGVDVGQAASAVVGADGVVAARTATEYLLSLGHRTVWHIPGPHDWWAARDRLRGWREALGTAGAPEPPLPVAGDWSPASGYAAGRQLAGLSDVTAVFAANDDMAIGALRAFAEAGLSVPGDVSVVGYDDVPAAAYLSPPLTTVRQDFTGVADRAVDVLIAMIEGRPGHAERTDIATELTVRASSGPVREPASPLR is encoded by the coding sequence ATGGCGGGCACGGCATCCGGACGACCGCAGCGCGGCCCCGGGATGACCGAGGTCGCGCGTGCCGCCGGTGTCTCGCAGAAGACCGTGTCGCGGGTCGTCAACGGTGAACCGCACGTCAGCCCGGAGGTGCGCGACCGCGTGCTCCGGGCCGTACAGGAGTTGGGATACCGCCCGAACAACGCGGCGCGCGCCCTGCTCCTCGGCCGCTACCGGCGGATCGGCGTCGTCTCGCTCGGCACCTCGCTCTACGGTCCCTCCACCCTGCTCCTCGCCCTGGAGCGGGCCATGCAGCGGTCGGGCTACTCCTTCACCCTGGCCGGCACCCTGGAGGGACAGCCGGTCCAGGTGGCCGTCGAGGCGCTGCTGGAACAGGGCGTGGACGGCATCGTCCTGTCCGAGCCGATCGACGACGGGACACCGCTGCGCCTCAGCGCGGACGTCCCGGTCGTCAGCCTCGGCGAGGGTGTCGACGTGGGCCAGGCGGCGAGCGCTGTCGTGGGCGCCGACGGTGTCGTGGCCGCCCGGACGGCCACCGAGTACCTGCTGTCGCTCGGGCACCGCACCGTCTGGCACATCCCGGGACCGCACGACTGGTGGGCCGCCCGCGACCGGCTGCGGGGCTGGCGGGAGGCCCTCGGCACCGCCGGTGCCCCCGAGCCGCCGCTGCCGGTCGCGGGCGACTGGAGCCCCGCCTCCGGGTACGCGGCCGGACGTCAGCTGGCGGGCCTCTCGGATGTCACCGCCGTGTTCGCCGCCAACGACGACATGGCGATCGGGGCACTACGGGCGTTCGCCGAGGCGGGCCTGTCCGTCCCGGGCGACGTCAGTGTCGTCGGCTACGACGACGTCCCCGCCGCCGCCTATCTCTCCCCGCCCCTGACCACGGTCCGCCAGGACTTCACCGGGGTGGCCGACCGGGCCGTCGACGTACTCATCGCCATGATCGAAGGCCGCCCCGGCCATGCCGAACGCACCGACATCGCCACCGAGTTGACCGTACGGGCCTCCAGCGGGCCGGTACGCGAACCCGCCTCACCCCTTCGCTGA